The window CCGGCGCGGCAAGCCCAGCCGGCGCGGGTGCAAGATGAAACACGGTACGTGCATGTTTTCCACGTAGATGAAGGCCGCGTGCCCGAAGTCGCCGGGGTGATCACCGAAGGCCTCGCCGTGGTCGCCGAGGACGAGCAAAAGGGTCTGCTCGGCGACGCCGCGCTGCTTCAGCCAGTCGTACAACTCGGCCAGCAAATCGAAGTTGTAATCGACCAGCCGCGCGTGCGCCTGGCGCGGCTCGCTGCTGGCGGGGTCGGGAGGGAGATGGGGCACATCATAGGGATGGTGCGGGTTGCTGGTCATCGCGAACAGGAAGAATGGCCGCTGATCACGCGCGGTGATGAAGCGCTTGATCTCTTCAATCAGCAGCCGATCGTCGCGGCCCCAAGGCAATTGGGTGTAGGCCTCCTGCCCCGGCCAGTCGTTGGTGTCGAGCACGCGCTCGAAGCCCGGCGCCACGAAGCTGCGGATGTTGTCATAGTTGAGGTCGGAGGTGATGTAGAAGTGGCTGGCATAGCCGGCGCGGGTGAAGACCTGGGCCAAGGACTCGGCGGCGACCGACTTGCCCGTGCTGGTCCAAAACGGCCCGATGTAGGGATACATGCCGTAAAGGATGGAGAACATCGCGTGCCCCGATGTCGGCACCGGGGCGTAGATCTGTTCAAACAGGACCATCTCGTCGCGCCAGCGAGCGAGCTGGCGGCCGGCGGTGGCAGCGGGGTTGTAGAGTGCGACGCTGGCGGCACTGGTGGACTCGAGCACGAATAGCAGCACGTTGGTCGGGCGCTCACTGACGGTGAAGCGCGGCCGTCCGCGGGCGGCTTCGGGCGCGGTGGCGGCAATCCCTTCGTTGCCTTGCCAGAGCCGTTGCGGCCGGCCGCCGAACAGCAGCCAGAGGACCGGGTGGGGCTCGAGCAGCGCATCCGCCAGCGGGGGTTTTGGAAGCGCGGCGAGAACCAGGCCGGCGAGCACGGTGGCCGCCACCGGACGGCGCCAGGGCGTGTCCGGCCGCGGCCTGAGCCAGAGTGCAAGCGGCGTTAGGTAGTAGGCGAGCGCGATCAGGGCCAAGCCGGCTACGGTCGCCGGTGATTGCAGAGCGCCGCCGGCGGAGACGACATGGCCGGCCCAAGCGATGAGTCGGG of the Deltaproteobacteria bacterium genome contains:
- a CDS encoding sulfatase-like hydrolase/transferase; its protein translation is MVKWQYPLVRLSRYATSYREARAYPFGFLAGQLLAFFGISLYVKLIQMRLTADYGGSWLGRGRFWVNSLHYLLFGAQEVALFAALLAAVALWRRYDSGAGQVSRAAAALLAFVLLPVLSVIEVLGLEHFALFLTPLGPEEARLIAWAGHVVSAGGALQSPATVAGLALIALAYYLTPLALWLRPRPDTPWRRPVAATVLAGLVLAALPKPPLADALLEPHPVLWLLFGGRPQRLWQGNEGIAATAPEAARGRPRFTVSERPTNVLLFVLESTSAASVALYNPAATAGRQLARWRDEMVLFEQIYAPVPTSGHAMFSILYGMYPYIGPFWTSTGKSVAAESLAQVFTRAGYASHFYITSDLNYDNIRSFVAPGFERVLDTNDWPGQEAYTQLPWGRDDRLLIEEIKRFITARDQRPFFLFAMTSNPHHPYDVPHLPPDPASSEPRQAHARLVDYNFDLLAELYDWLKQRGVAEQTLLLVLGDHGEAFGDHPGDFGHAAFIYVENMHVPCFILHPRRLGLPRRIAQLGSQVDLRATILDILGRHNDNPGTGMSLLREDAGRMVANFTENGVSHFGMRDQRFSYIYTPHVDSEQLFDRHGDPGELHNIAAREPTLTARYRERLRHWEAQHQQLLTQVLQ